Proteins from one Corynebacterium epidermidicanis genomic window:
- a CDS encoding tRNA threonylcarbamoyladenosine dehydratase produces the protein MTQPHQRHARLRLLLGDDGLQNLGNATVMVIGLGGVGSACAEALARGGVGTLIVLDRDVVEESNINRQAIAFTSTLGMKKADVMSAMIHEINPDCTIHAQQVFLTPDNVAERLEKFPRPDYVLDCIDTISQKLAIAHWCASQGLPLLSSMGAGNRLDPAHLQFANLRKTQICPLAKVMRIETRKRRIKGIEVLYSTEVPRKLGAGREKSASLGSMSYMPPIMGQMIAGKVIRRLAGLEPMPRPPRLFRTREEALALEQS, from the coding sequence ATGACCCAGCCCCATCAGCGCCACGCCCGCCTTCGCCTGCTGCTTGGCGACGACGGTTTGCAGAACCTAGGCAATGCCACGGTGATGGTCATTGGCCTCGGCGGAGTGGGGTCCGCCTGCGCGGAAGCTTTGGCTCGAGGGGGAGTGGGAACGCTGATTGTGCTGGATCGAGACGTGGTCGAGGAAAGCAACATCAACCGTCAGGCCATCGCCTTTACTTCCACGTTAGGTATGAAGAAGGCGGACGTGATGAGCGCAATGATCCACGAAATCAACCCAGATTGCACCATTCACGCACAGCAAGTATTCCTCACGCCGGACAATGTCGCGGAGAGGTTAGAGAAGTTTCCTCGCCCGGATTATGTGCTTGACTGCATCGACACCATCTCCCAAAAACTCGCAATTGCACACTGGTGTGCCTCACAGGGGCTGCCTTTGTTGTCGTCGATGGGGGCGGGCAACCGTCTGGATCCGGCTCATTTGCAGTTCGCGAACCTCCGCAAGACCCAGATTTGCCCGCTGGCTAAGGTAATGCGGATTGAAACCCGGAAGCGTCGAATCAAGGGCATCGAGGTGCTGTATTCCACGGAGGTTCCGCGCAAGCTGGGGGCCGGGCGCGAAAAGTCAGCTAGCTTGGGGTCGATGAGCTACATGCCGCCGATCATGGGGCAGATGATTGCGGGGAAGGTGATCCGTCGATTAGCGGGCTTGGAGCCCATGCCTCGCCCACCTCGGCTGTTTCGTACCCGCGAAGAGGCGCTTGCACTGGAACAAAGCTGA
- a CDS encoding GNAT family N-acetyltransferase — protein sequence MKPELRWEADVILNDGGIATLRPVQPTDRDALIEFYSRVSDKSKYLRFFTTHPELTAQDLTEWVEVDQRDQVTLVLIEREDIVATARYALVSGHEQRTADVSFLVQDDHHGRGIANILLEHLAQIGRENDVKRFFAEMLTQNRSMVQTFIRAGYSVKPELEDGYITVDFPIDPTDISREVMERRELRAEATSIRRLLNPAQDTDLVIATYNPDTFDEVLDQAAQQGARGIISLADGHNPALTAQDLRDFVAQAREHGLRALGPASLGIINTRGGLNTTPAPMPRTGNVGLFTQSAGISTLALSHAIERGVGISTFISAGAFADVTGNDVIQFWADDPDTNICLLSLDTVGNPRKFFRVLRRLALEKQVVVFIPSRALKSARYLDDPGISTLNNADPSALDAVIRSSGAMVVTRRDTMFDLAQLLARQPVPAGRRVAVISNSAGLSEQMAQSAQRFGLNPRAITVTGDPVSGLLEVTTAALADDSIDAVLSGLVEISTAGQVAAAHRGLSELATTTVHKPLIGTFVGFGDLPEDDADTEHLGQLPVFGNYADALEALSLIVSNEEARAAARPQPEDEVGSGRRSAAREFVASLLSSSPAGRELSDVETAHVLRLYGINLIPWQPVSTLAEAIVAAEEYGWDVVLKNVHPALRGRPELSAVVRHIGDSAELATAWNTLERMSADLGLDAFSPVVQPTVPPGTTLTIRAIEDPVLGPISSVGIAGPISELLKDKSYGVPPLRRRDAHRMLTSLAASELLRGHRGTPPALLEPAEYVIMQVNALKDDVPALVEIELTPVIVGAMDTAVVGARMRIADIDTERDPLARRLR from the coding sequence ATGAAGCCTGAGCTGCGCTGGGAAGCTGATGTCATCTTGAACGATGGTGGGATCGCCACGCTCCGACCCGTGCAGCCCACAGATCGAGATGCCCTCATCGAGTTCTACTCCCGAGTCTCCGACAAGTCGAAGTACCTACGGTTCTTCACCACCCACCCCGAGTTGACGGCCCAAGACCTCACCGAATGGGTCGAGGTGGATCAGCGTGATCAGGTCACCCTCGTGCTCATCGAACGGGAGGACATCGTCGCCACCGCTCGCTACGCACTCGTTTCTGGCCACGAGCAACGCACCGCCGACGTCTCATTCCTCGTCCAGGACGACCATCACGGTCGCGGAATCGCCAACATCTTGCTCGAGCACCTCGCCCAGATTGGCCGGGAAAACGACGTCAAGCGGTTCTTCGCTGAAATGCTGACCCAGAATCGCTCCATGGTCCAGACTTTCATTCGCGCAGGATACAGCGTGAAACCGGAACTGGAAGACGGCTACATCACTGTTGATTTCCCCATCGACCCCACCGATATTTCCCGCGAAGTCATGGAACGACGCGAGCTGCGCGCCGAGGCGACGTCGATTAGGCGCCTGCTGAACCCCGCCCAAGACACCGACCTCGTCATCGCGACCTACAACCCGGATACCTTCGATGAGGTGCTGGATCAAGCCGCCCAGCAGGGCGCCCGCGGCATCATTTCGCTTGCCGACGGCCACAACCCCGCCCTCACTGCGCAAGATCTGCGCGACTTCGTCGCTCAGGCCCGCGAGCACGGACTTCGTGCGCTGGGCCCGGCCTCGCTGGGCATTATTAACACCCGTGGCGGACTCAACACTACCCCCGCCCCGATGCCACGCACAGGCAATGTCGGACTGTTCACCCAGTCCGCGGGAATTTCTACGCTTGCGCTGTCTCACGCCATTGAACGGGGCGTTGGTATCTCTACTTTCATCTCCGCCGGAGCGTTCGCAGATGTCACTGGCAACGATGTCATCCAGTTCTGGGCCGACGACCCAGACACCAACATTTGTCTGTTGTCCCTGGACACAGTAGGTAACCCTCGAAAATTCTTCCGGGTGCTGCGACGATTAGCCCTGGAAAAACAAGTGGTGGTGTTCATTCCTTCTCGAGCTTTAAAATCTGCGCGATACCTCGACGACCCCGGCATTTCGACGCTGAACAACGCGGACCCCAGCGCGCTCGACGCGGTGATTCGAAGTTCCGGGGCGATGGTGGTCACCCGGCGCGACACCATGTTTGACCTCGCGCAACTGTTGGCGCGCCAGCCGGTACCAGCCGGCAGGCGCGTTGCGGTGATCTCCAATTCTGCGGGGCTCAGCGAGCAAATGGCACAAAGCGCCCAACGTTTTGGCCTCAATCCGCGAGCGATCACCGTGACTGGAGACCCAGTTTCCGGCCTACTGGAAGTAACCACCGCCGCGCTCGCGGATGACTCGATTGATGCGGTACTCAGTGGACTGGTAGAAATTTCCACCGCAGGCCAGGTGGCTGCTGCTCATCGGGGACTGAGCGAACTTGCCACCACAACCGTGCACAAGCCATTGATCGGGACCTTCGTCGGCTTCGGTGACCTACCAGAGGATGACGCCGATACCGAACATCTTGGACAATTGCCGGTTTTTGGCAACTACGCAGATGCACTAGAGGCTTTGTCCCTCATCGTTTCCAACGAGGAAGCCCGTGCTGCTGCCCGCCCACAGCCGGAAGATGAGGTTGGTAGTGGCCGACGCAGTGCTGCCCGAGAATTTGTAGCTAGCCTACTCAGCAGCAGCCCTGCTGGCCGCGAACTTAGCGACGTTGAAACCGCGCATGTACTGCGACTATACGGCATTAATCTCATCCCCTGGCAGCCAGTGTCTACCCTGGCAGAAGCGATCGTGGCGGCAGAAGAGTACGGCTGGGATGTGGTGCTGAAGAACGTCCATCCGGCGCTTCGGGGTCGCCCCGAATTATCCGCTGTGGTGCGCCACATCGGCGACTCCGCCGAACTCGCCACTGCCTGGAACACCTTGGAACGCATGAGCGCAGACCTAGGATTGGATGCCTTCTCCCCCGTGGTCCAACCGACAGTTCCTCCGGGAACCACGCTGACGATTCGCGCAATTGAAGACCCGGTGTTGGGTCCGATCTCCTCCGTCGGGATCGCGGGGCCGATCTCGGAGCTGCTGAAGGATAAGTCTTATGGAGTGCCACCGCTGCGGCGTCGCGACGCGCACCGAATGCTTACCTCCCTGGCTGCCAGCGAACTATTGCGCGGACATCGCGGCACGCCGCCGGCGCTGCTGGAACCAGCGGAATATGTGATTATGCAGGTCAATGCGCTGAAAGATGACGTACCCGCCTTGGTGGAAATCGAACTCACCCCAGTGATCGTGGGTGCGATGGACACTGCAGTGGTCGGTGCCCGCATGCGGATCGCAGACATCGATACCGAACGCGACCCGCTGGCTCGCCGACTGCGCTAA
- a CDS encoding arginase family protein translates to MKPLLVHHEDLFGYCLGDTHPMGPDRVRLTMCLAEHFGLLNLFDIEQPAALTPGTLEKVHTPAYLAALFDGQAHPEHGIGTEDNPLNLAIPPVALQIVAATVHATRAVWNGDRQRAVNVAGGLHHAQADAMHGFCMLNDAAVAIAWLLENGAQRVAYLDLDAHHGDGVEQLFWDDPRVLTVSAHESGLYLFPGTGFAHDIGGPSAAGTAVNIALDRGTADLAWLRTIHGIIPPILERFRPEILITQHGADPHRTDPLADLDLSLDALALAYRSVRSWAERYAQGRWVALGGGGYERDTAARVWTALLGAVADVEFAPTWAMPTHWRALVRGKASRTFGDPGAAEGLRDFHPEARVEARREAPMIATSRAVFPYWGLPPYT, encoded by the coding sequence ATGAAACCCCTGCTTGTCCACCATGAGGACCTCTTCGGCTACTGCTTGGGCGACACCCACCCGATGGGCCCTGACCGAGTCCGGCTCACAATGTGCCTGGCTGAGCACTTCGGCCTCCTCAATCTTTTCGACATCGAACAACCCGCCGCCCTTACCCCCGGAACGTTGGAAAAAGTCCACACTCCTGCCTATCTAGCAGCGCTTTTCGACGGCCAGGCGCACCCCGAGCACGGGATCGGCACCGAAGATAACCCCCTCAACCTCGCGATTCCGCCAGTTGCCCTGCAGATCGTGGCCGCCACGGTGCACGCCACCCGCGCGGTATGGAACGGCGACCGGCAGCGTGCAGTGAATGTTGCCGGTGGTCTCCACCATGCCCAGGCGGACGCGATGCACGGCTTCTGCATGCTCAATGATGCCGCTGTCGCTATCGCCTGGCTTTTGGAAAACGGAGCACAGCGCGTGGCATACCTCGATTTGGATGCCCATCATGGCGACGGAGTAGAACAACTATTCTGGGACGACCCCCGAGTGCTCACGGTCTCCGCCCATGAATCCGGACTGTATCTCTTTCCGGGGACCGGCTTCGCCCATGATATTGGCGGACCGTCCGCAGCTGGCACCGCGGTCAATATCGCGCTGGATCGCGGTACCGCTGATTTGGCGTGGCTCCGGACAATCCATGGGATTATCCCGCCGATCCTGGAGCGCTTTCGGCCGGAAATCCTCATAACTCAACACGGTGCCGACCCACACCGCACTGATCCTTTGGCGGATCTTGATCTCTCGCTCGACGCGCTGGCCTTGGCATATCGCTCCGTTCGCAGTTGGGCTGAGCGGTACGCACAGGGGCGGTGGGTCGCGCTAGGTGGTGGCGGCTACGAACGCGATACCGCCGCCCGCGTCTGGACAGCGCTGCTAGGTGCGGTTGCCGACGTCGAGTTCGCCCCCACCTGGGCCATGCCCACCCATTGGCGCGCATTGGTCCGTGGGAAGGCTAGCAGGACTTTTGGTGATCCCGGCGCCGCGGAGGGCCTTCGTGATTTCCACCCTGAAGCCCGCGTGGAGGCCCGACGCGAAGCCCCCATGATTGCCACTTCGCGGGCCGTATTCCCCTATTGGGGCCTGCCACCGTATACCTAG
- a CDS encoding SDR family NAD(P)-dependent oxidoreductase: MDLTGKVAIVTGAASGLGAATAARLIDAGAVVAGFDLQEGPAVDGLTYFQVDVTDAEAVRAAVQKATELGEVRLLVACAGICPSQRIMGRKGPHDAGLFAKTIGVNLIGTFHVLTSFAEVVSQLEPVDDEGQRGVVVMTASVAAFEGQVGQAAYAASKGGIYALTITAARDLASQGIRVCSIAPGVVNTPMMAAISEEFRTELESRVQFPARMAQPAEYAQLVQHIAENNYLNGETIRLDGGLRMPPR, translated from the coding sequence ATGGATCTCACCGGAAAAGTTGCCATCGTCACCGGGGCGGCCTCTGGGCTCGGTGCTGCCACCGCTGCCCGCCTTATCGACGCCGGGGCGGTAGTCGCCGGTTTTGACCTCCAAGAAGGACCTGCAGTTGATGGCCTGACCTATTTCCAGGTCGATGTCACTGATGCTGAGGCTGTCCGCGCAGCGGTGCAGAAGGCTACTGAGCTGGGTGAAGTGCGCCTGCTGGTAGCCTGTGCAGGGATTTGCCCTTCGCAGCGCATCATGGGCCGCAAGGGGCCTCACGATGCTGGACTGTTTGCCAAGACCATCGGCGTGAACCTGATCGGTACTTTCCACGTCCTGACCTCGTTTGCAGAGGTGGTCTCACAACTCGAACCGGTCGACGACGAGGGGCAACGCGGTGTGGTCGTGATGACGGCTTCCGTAGCTGCCTTCGAAGGCCAGGTTGGCCAGGCCGCCTACGCGGCGTCGAAGGGCGGAATCTATGCCCTGACGATTACGGCTGCCCGGGATCTCGCATCTCAGGGCATTCGGGTGTGCTCTATTGCGCCAGGGGTGGTGAATACGCCGATGATGGCGGCGATTTCTGAGGAGTTCCGGACCGAGTTGGAATCGCGCGTGCAGTTCCCAGCACGCATGGCTCAGCCAGCGGAATATGCACAGTTGGTGCAGCACATCGCTGAGAACAACTACCTCAACGGTGAAACCATCCGCCTCGACGGCGGCCTCAGGATGCCACCGCGCTAA
- a CDS encoding acyl-CoA dehydrogenase family protein, producing the protein MPPILDLPHLNNVAFPHADILQVADQLPEAESRRLTEIHEFLQTEIKPAVGEYWDREEFPFDLLPKMAAQGLGELEFVSDSRLFKGLVYAEVTRADVSLSALVGIHNELIVDFINEMGSQAQKDHWLPGLRQFEKIGCFALTEPDHGSDIAGGLATTAKLTDKGWIINGEKRWIGGGTFCDFALVFARDVADNEIKGFIVEMDRPGASASKISRKMGLRIMQNADMRFDNVLIPEENLLPGAASFKATNILLRNSRAWVGWQGAGIQLGIFDAARKYVLEREQFGKPIAKFQLVQEPLVRILGNATASLGMMTQVARIQQVGQMDMVHAALAKATTTRLARESAALGRQVAGGNGILTDHDLSKFMADAEIIFTYEGTYDINSLIVGRAVTGVSAFV; encoded by the coding sequence ATGCCTCCAATTCTAGACCTCCCACACTTGAACAATGTCGCCTTCCCCCATGCCGATATCCTCCAAGTGGCCGATCAGCTGCCTGAAGCGGAGTCCCGACGGCTCACCGAAATCCACGAATTCCTGCAAACGGAAATCAAACCAGCGGTGGGCGAGTACTGGGATCGGGAAGAATTCCCCTTCGACCTACTGCCGAAAATGGCAGCTCAGGGACTAGGTGAGCTTGAGTTTGTCAGCGATAGTCGCCTATTTAAAGGCCTCGTGTATGCCGAAGTCACCCGAGCGGATGTGTCCCTGTCCGCCCTGGTAGGCATTCATAATGAGCTCATTGTGGACTTCATCAACGAGATGGGTTCGCAGGCTCAGAAAGACCATTGGCTTCCTGGGCTTCGACAATTTGAGAAGATCGGTTGTTTCGCGTTGACCGAACCCGATCACGGCTCTGACATCGCCGGTGGCCTGGCTACCACCGCGAAGCTGACCGACAAGGGCTGGATCATCAACGGCGAGAAGCGTTGGATCGGCGGAGGCACCTTCTGCGACTTTGCCCTGGTGTTCGCCCGCGATGTCGCCGATAACGAAATTAAGGGATTCATCGTTGAGATGGACCGCCCTGGGGCTTCCGCGAGCAAAATCTCCCGCAAGATGGGGCTGCGAATCATGCAGAACGCGGACATGCGCTTTGACAACGTTCTGATTCCGGAAGAAAACCTCTTGCCCGGAGCGGCCTCATTCAAGGCCACCAACATCCTCCTGCGCAACTCGCGGGCGTGGGTCGGTTGGCAGGGCGCCGGCATCCAGCTGGGCATTTTCGACGCCGCCCGCAAGTACGTGCTCGAGCGTGAGCAATTCGGCAAGCCAATCGCTAAGTTTCAGCTAGTGCAGGAACCTCTCGTGCGGATCCTTGGCAACGCCACGGCGTCGCTCGGCATGATGACCCAGGTGGCCAGAATTCAGCAGGTCGGCCAGATGGATATGGTCCATGCCGCTCTCGCCAAGGCCACTACTACCAGGCTTGCCCGAGAGTCGGCTGCGCTCGGCCGTCAAGTAGCCGGTGGCAATGGCATTCTGACTGACCATGACCTCTCGAAGTTCATGGCCGACGCCGAAATCATCTTCACCTATGAAGGCACCTACGACATCAACTCCCTCATCGTCGGACGCGCCGTCACCGGCGTCTCGGCATTCGTCTAA
- a CDS encoding TetR/AcrR family transcriptional regulator — MTPTTPLTPRQRQLFDALLTQFLKNGFATFTIDSAARELHCSKSTMYSLGATRDEIIRRILVSFFKEVTRRTDAQLTHNTSPKVALERYFTAMSAALEPASLAFLRDLSTVEVAREIYATNTQAATEKITNLIERGVAEGEFRTVNSSFLAHLISAAMQHIQTSAATPEVNAVDAYRELGQLVIYGLYSEVA, encoded by the coding sequence ATGACCCCCACCACCCCACTCACCCCGCGCCAGCGGCAGCTTTTCGACGCCCTCCTCACCCAATTCCTCAAGAACGGCTTCGCCACCTTCACCATCGACTCCGCCGCCAGGGAACTACACTGCTCCAAATCCACCATGTATTCTCTCGGCGCGACGCGGGACGAAATCATCCGACGGATTTTGGTGAGCTTCTTCAAAGAGGTCACCAGGCGTACCGACGCACAATTGACACACAATACGAGCCCCAAAGTGGCCCTGGAGCGGTACTTCACCGCGATGTCAGCAGCCCTAGAACCAGCATCTTTAGCCTTCTTGCGGGATCTATCTACGGTGGAGGTGGCGCGAGAGATCTACGCCACGAACACCCAGGCCGCGACCGAGAAGATTACCAACCTCATCGAGCGCGGAGTTGCCGAAGGGGAGTTTCGGACGGTCAACTCCAGCTTTCTCGCACATCTCATTTCCGCCGCGATGCAACACATTCAAACCTCTGCAGCTACCCCCGAGGTCAATGCGGTTGATGCATACCGCGAGCTGGGCCAATTAGTGATTTACGGGCTGTATTCGGAAGTTGCTTGA
- a CDS encoding AMP-binding protein, translating into MSNTITEKFRTARNVLIKHQENYEAARAEFEWPRFEEFNFALDWFDELAREPENADREALVIIETDGSETRRTFSQMSERSNQLANWLVSQGVQRGDRIMLMLNNQVELWESMLACIKAGFVLNPATAMLGTADLQDRTDRAGVKWVIANGEDAAKFQEVDGDFTVIQVGDSPDAQTAHPTLRYADSFSADVVFTPTQPTRADETLLLYFTSGTTSKAKLVEHTHTSYPVGHLSTIYWIGLTPHDVHLNVAAPGWAKHAWSNFFAPWIAGAKIFIYNYTRFDAAALMDTMEREGVTSFCAPPTVWRMLAQADLSRMKTPPVKLVAAGEPLNPEMIATVERAWGTTVRDGFGQTETTLQIANTPGQKVKPGSMGRPLPGMDVVLKDPVTDEIGNHGEICLRIDPRPVGLTPGYFGDPDKNAETFRDGYYHTGDIAEMDEDGYITYVGRGDDVFKASDYRLSPFELESAVIEHPAVAEVAVVPSPDPIRLAVPKAYVALAAGFEPSAETAESILKHCREALAPYKRIRRVEFYELPKTVSGKIRRVDLRKRETEIHAADGGATSVSCEFADTDFPELKG; encoded by the coding sequence ATGTCCAACACGATCACCGAAAAGTTCCGCACAGCCCGCAACGTCCTGATCAAGCACCAGGAAAACTACGAAGCAGCCCGAGCCGAATTCGAATGGCCCCGCTTCGAGGAATTCAACTTCGCCCTCGATTGGTTCGACGAGCTCGCTCGTGAACCTGAAAACGCCGACCGGGAAGCCCTGGTCATCATCGAAACCGACGGTTCGGAAACCCGTCGCACGTTCTCGCAGATGTCTGAGCGATCCAACCAGCTCGCCAATTGGCTTGTTTCCCAGGGCGTGCAGCGCGGGGACCGGATCATGTTGATGCTCAACAATCAGGTTGAATTGTGGGAATCCATGCTGGCCTGTATCAAGGCTGGTTTCGTGCTTAATCCGGCCACAGCGATGCTTGGTACCGCTGATCTGCAGGATCGAACCGACCGGGCGGGAGTCAAGTGGGTCATTGCCAACGGCGAAGACGCCGCCAAGTTCCAGGAGGTTGACGGCGACTTCACGGTGATCCAGGTGGGGGATTCGCCCGACGCCCAGACAGCACATCCCACGCTTCGGTATGCAGATTCTTTCTCGGCGGATGTGGTATTCACCCCGACTCAGCCGACCCGCGCCGACGAGACGCTGTTGCTGTACTTCACCTCCGGAACTACGTCTAAGGCGAAACTCGTCGAACACACGCACACCTCATACCCGGTGGGCCACCTGTCGACGATTTACTGGATCGGACTCACCCCGCACGATGTGCACCTGAATGTGGCAGCGCCCGGCTGGGCCAAACACGCTTGGTCCAACTTCTTCGCTCCGTGGATTGCCGGTGCCAAGATCTTCATTTACAACTACACTCGCTTCGACGCAGCCGCCCTGATGGACACCATGGAGCGCGAGGGCGTGACTTCCTTCTGCGCGCCACCGACAGTGTGGCGCATGTTGGCGCAAGCTGACCTGTCTCGGATGAAGACGCCGCCGGTCAAGCTCGTGGCCGCCGGGGAGCCACTCAACCCGGAGATGATCGCCACGGTCGAGCGCGCCTGGGGCACTACCGTCCGTGATGGGTTCGGTCAAACTGAGACGACGCTGCAGATCGCTAACACACCTGGCCAGAAGGTGAAGCCAGGCTCGATGGGTCGGCCGCTCCCTGGTATGGATGTGGTGCTGAAAGACCCGGTCACCGATGAGATTGGCAATCACGGCGAGATCTGTCTGCGGATCGATCCGAGGCCGGTGGGCCTGACCCCGGGCTATTTCGGGGACCCAGATAAGAATGCCGAGACTTTCCGCGACGGCTACTACCACACCGGGGACATCGCCGAGATGGACGAGGATGGCTACATCACCTACGTTGGCCGTGGCGACGACGTCTTCAAGGCCTCGGACTACCGCTTGTCTCCTTTCGAATTGGAATCGGCGGTGATTGAACACCCAGCGGTCGCTGAGGTTGCCGTGGTGCCGTCGCCAGACCCGATCCGCCTCGCGGTTCCGAAGGCTTATGTGGCGCTGGCTGCTGGTTTTGAACCTTCGGCTGAGACTGCTGAGTCCATTTTGAAGCACTGCCGGGAGGCCCTGGCCCCGTACAAGCGTATCCGTCGCGTGGAGTTTTACGAGTTGCCGAAGACGGTGTCCGGAAAGATCCGCCGCGTGGACCTGCGTAAACGCGAGACGGAAATCCACGCAGCCGATGGCGGCGCAACTTCGGTCTCCTGCGAGTTTGCGGATACCGACTTCCCAGAGTTGAAGGGCTAA
- a CDS encoding MarR family winged helix-turn-helix transcriptional regulator — translation MTSRDVIADTMRNWEKHGWDDSALSMGTVTSILRLAGLLRSRAEDVLRPYGISFSRYELLTLLMFSRSGALPMKKASSRLHIPPASVTHTVTQLEKQGLVRRMRDPEDGRGILVGITDQGIALVSSATPALNEFFVSLGVSDAEQADMLALCTAFRRAIGDV, via the coding sequence GTGACCAGCCGTGATGTTATTGCCGACACGATGCGCAATTGGGAAAAGCACGGCTGGGACGACTCGGCCCTAAGCATGGGCACGGTCACCTCTATCTTGCGGTTGGCCGGATTGCTGCGCTCTCGCGCCGAGGACGTACTTCGCCCTTATGGAATTTCTTTCTCCCGCTACGAGCTATTAACTCTGTTGATGTTTTCTCGGTCTGGGGCGCTGCCAATGAAGAAGGCGTCGTCGCGACTCCACATTCCGCCGGCCTCGGTTACGCATACGGTCACTCAGCTCGAGAAGCAGGGGCTGGTGCGGCGCATGCGCGATCCTGAGGATGGGCGTGGCATTTTGGTTGGCATTACTGACCAAGGCATCGCGCTAGTCTCCTCCGCTACACCGGCGCTGAATGAGTTCTTCGTTTCCCTCGGTGTGAGCGATGCGGAGCAGGCGGACATGCTCGCCCTCTGTACTGCTTTTCGACGCGCGATTGGCGACGTTTAA
- a CDS encoding enoyl-CoA hydratase gives MTYENILVERRGRVGLITLNRPKALNALNDQTMREVAAAAQELDTDTGIGCIVLTGSEKAFAAGADIKEMAPKGATEMYNLDWFAGWDAFTAVRTPIIAAVNGYALGGGCEVAMMCDFIIAGEKAKFGQPEVNLGVTPGMGGSQRLTRAVGKAKAMEMCLTGRMMGAEEAEAAGLVARVVAPEALIDEAIATAETIASKSLVATTLIKEQINAAYEMTLAQGLMYERRTFHGIFASNDQKEGMAAFVEKRDPNFTNS, from the coding sequence ATGACATATGAGAACATCCTGGTAGAACGACGTGGCCGCGTCGGACTGATCACCCTGAACCGTCCGAAAGCCCTCAATGCCCTCAACGACCAAACGATGCGCGAAGTCGCCGCCGCCGCCCAAGAATTAGACACAGACACCGGCATCGGCTGCATCGTCCTCACCGGCTCGGAAAAGGCCTTCGCTGCGGGCGCCGACATCAAGGAAATGGCACCGAAGGGCGCCACCGAAATGTACAACCTCGACTGGTTCGCTGGTTGGGACGCATTCACCGCTGTGCGCACCCCGATCATCGCAGCCGTGAACGGCTACGCCCTCGGGGGTGGCTGTGAAGTGGCCATGATGTGCGACTTCATCATCGCTGGTGAGAAGGCCAAATTCGGCCAGCCCGAGGTGAACCTCGGCGTCACTCCAGGTATGGGGGGCTCCCAGCGTCTGACCCGCGCTGTCGGCAAGGCAAAGGCCATGGAAATGTGCCTCACCGGCCGAATGATGGGGGCTGAGGAAGCAGAGGCCGCGGGTTTGGTGGCGCGCGTCGTCGCACCGGAAGCTCTTATCGACGAAGCCATCGCGACGGCAGAGACCATCGCATCGAAGTCCCTCGTCGCAACCACGCTGATCAAGGAGCAAATCAACGCGGCCTACGAGATGACCCTCGCGCAGGGACTCATGTACGAACGCCGCACCTTCCACGGCATCTTCGCCTCTAACGATCAAAAGGAAGGCATGGCTGCTTTCGTAGAAAAGCGCGACCCTAACTTCACCAACAGCTAA